A DNA window from Leopardus geoffroyi isolate Oge1 chromosome A1, O.geoffroyi_Oge1_pat1.0, whole genome shotgun sequence contains the following coding sequences:
- the LOC123597164 gene encoding olfactory receptor 2L13: protein MEKWNQTSNDFILLGLFPSNQTGLFLLFFIVFIFFLASVGNSAMIHLIRLDPRLHTPMYFLLSQLSLMDLIYISTTVPKMVFNFLSGQKGISFLGCGMQSFFFLTMACSEGLLLSSMAYDRYVAICHPLHYPIRMSKMMCVKMIIGSWILGSINSLAHTVYALHIPYCRSRAIDHFFCDVPAMLPLACIDTWVYEYMVFVSTSLFLLFPFLGITASYGWVLFSIYHMHSKEGRKKAFVTCSTHLTVVTFYYAPFVYTYLRPRNLRSPTEDKILAVFYTILTPMLNPIIYSLRNKEVLGAMKREFGIFSANKE, encoded by the coding sequence ATGGAGAAATGGAATCAAActtcaaatgatttcattttgttggggTTGTTTCCCTCAAATCAAACTGgcctttttctcttattttttatcgTCTTCATATTCTTTCTTGCCTCAGTGGGCAACTCAGCCATGATTCACCTCATACGATTAGATCCCCGGCTTCACACACCAATGTACTTTCTCCTCAGCCAGCTCTCTCTCATGGACCTAATATATATTTCCACCACTGTCCCAAAGATGGTTTTCAACTTCCTCTCTGGACAGAAAGGTATCTCCTTCCTGGGATGTGGCATGCAAAGCTTTTTCTTCCTGACTATGGCATGTTCTGAGGGTTTACTTCTGTCCTCAATGGCCTACGACCGTTATGTAGCTATCTGCCACCCCCTTCATTATCCCATCCGCATGAGTAAAATGATGTGTGTGAAAATGATCATAGGATCTTGGATTTTGGGGTCTATCAACTCCTTGGCACACACAGTCTATGCTCTCCATATTCCTTACTGCCGGTCCAGGGCCAttgatcatttcttttgtgaTGTGCCAGCCATGTTACCTTTGGCCTGTATAGACACCTGGGTTTATGAGTACATGGTTTTTGTGAGTACaagtctctttctcctctttcctttccttggcaTTACTGCTTCTTATGGATgggttcttttttctatttatcacaTGCActcaaaagagggaagaaaaaaggcctTCGTCACCTGTTCAACACATTTAACTGTAGTGACATTTTACTATGCACCTTTTGTTTACACCTACCTTCGGCCCAGGAATCTCCGTTCTCCAACAGAAGATAAGATTCTGGCAGTCTTCTACACCATCCTCACCCCCATGCTCAATCCCATCATCTATAGCCTGAGGAATAAGGAGGTTCTGGGGGCCATGAAAAGAGAGTTTGGGATATTCTCTGCCAATAAAGAATAA